Proteins encoded by one window of Agelaius phoeniceus isolate bAgePho1 chromosome 3, bAgePho1.hap1, whole genome shotgun sequence:
- the STX11 gene encoding syntaxin-11: MKDRLSELREFARLHNQQFSDSDDDENSPQDILLYETDYALEILHKDIQSIRTENDHLKADVNRLRKQNTRFLTSMRRLSSIKRDTNCIARDIKSRGESIHRKLQVMRDFCEDAITKYGAMSVIARVAKNHYVDLMHTFQDAMFDYNAAEMNQRENCKIRIQRQLEIMGKDVSGHQIEEMIEQGKWDVFSENLLSDVKGARAALNEIETRHKELVKLEGRIKEVHELFLQVALLVEEQADTFDVIEINMQNVEDYVGDAKDQVKRALEYRRKHPLRTILCCCISCCRR; encoded by the coding sequence ATGAAAGACCGTTTAAGTGAGCTGCGTGAATTTGCCAGGTTACACAACCAACAGTTCTCTGATAGTGATGATGATGAAAATTCACCCCAGGATATTCTCCTTTATGAGACGGATTATGCCTTGGAAATCCTTCATAAGGACATACAGAGCATCCGGACAGAAAATGACCACCTAAAAGCGGATGTCAACCGTCTCAGAAAGCAAAACACCCGCTTCCTCACCTCCATGCGCCGCCTTAGCAGCATCAAACGAGACACTAATTGTATTGCCAGAGACATTAAGAGCCGTGGAGAAAGCATCCACAGGAAACTGCAGGTAATGAGAGATTTCTGTGAAGATGCAATAACAAAATACGGAGCTATGTCTGTCATTGCCAGGGTGGCGAAGAACCACTACGTTGACCTCATGCACACATTTCAGGACGCTATGTTTGATTACAATGCAGCAGAGATGAACCAGCGGGAGAACTGCAAGATTCGAATTCAGCGGCAGCTGGAGATCATGGGCAAAGACGTTTCTGGCCACCAGATTGAGGAGATGATTGAGCAAGGCAAATGGGATGTCTTTTCCGAGAATCTCTTGTCAGATGTCAAGGGAGCTCGTGCAGCCTTGAATGAGATAGAGACACGGCACAAGGAGCTGGTGAAGCTGGAAGGTCGCATTAAAGAAGTTCACGAGCTCTTTCTGCAGGTGGCCCTGCTGGTGGAGGAACAGGCAGACACCTTTGATGTTATTGAGATAAATATGCAAAATGTTGAGGACTATGTAGGAGATGCTAAAGACCAAGTGAAAAGAGCTTTGGAATACAGGAGAAAACATCCCCTCAGAACAATCCTCTGCTGTTGCATATCATGTTGCAGAAGGTGA